Genomic window (Streptosporangium brasiliense):
GGTCTTGCCGGATCCGGAGGTGCCGACGATCGCGACCCTGGAGCCGGGCGGGATGCGCAGATGGATGTTCCGCAGCACCGGTGTGCGGGCGTCATAGCCGGCGCTGAGCCCGGTTACGGTGATCCCACCACGCAGCCGGCCGTCCAGCCGGACGCCGCCGGTGCGCTCCGGCGCGGTGCCCATCAGGTCGGCGATCCGCCCGAAGTGCGCGGCGGCGAGCTGGAGCTGGTACGCGATGCCGAGCAGCGACGTGAGCGGCGTGGTCGCCGAGGCGGCGAGGGACACCAGAGCGAGCTGGTCGCCCAATGTCGCACCGTCGCCGGTGGTGGCGAACACCGCGACGAGCAACCCCAGGTCGAGCGCCATCCCCAGAGCGTTGCTCGCCGTCTGCACCCCGGCCACGTGCCGGTTACGGGCCGCCCCGGTCTTCAGTTCCTCGTCGTGATGGGCACGCCAGCGGGCGACGGCGGCGGCTTCGCCACCGGAGGCCTTGATGGCCTCGATGCCGGCGAGGCTGTCGACCAGGGTGGACTGGGTGGTGGCATTGGTGTGCAGCGCGGCGAGGGCCAGGTGCATTCCGCGGCGGGCCGTGGCCAGCACCACGGCGCCTTGGGCGGCGGCCGTCGCGAGGGTCAACAGCGCCAGCCAGGGCGAGGCCACGGACAGCAGGGTCAGGTACGACACCGCGGTGAAGAGGTCGAAGAGGAAGGTCAGCGCCCGTTCGGTGAGCAGGTCGCGCAGCATCGCGACCCCGCTGAGCCTGCTCAGCAGGTCACCCTTGGAACGGCGTTGGAAGAAGCGGTACGGCAGGGCCAGCGTGTGGCCGACGAGCTTGCGCATCACCTCGGCCGCTACCGAGGTCTGCAGTCTGATCAGCGCCCAGGCACGGGCCCACGAGACCAGCGCGTGCACGACGATGACGCAGAGGGCGGCCGCCGCGAGCGTCGTCACGTCCATGGCCGCCGGCCGGTCCACCACGAGTTTGGTGAACAGCGGTACGGCCAGCCCGAGGAGTTGCGTGCCGAGCGAGGCCAGCAGCACGGCGGCGATCAGTCCCCGGTTGACCAGCGCGGGCGCGATCAGCGGGCGGAGCACCCGCCACGGCCGGGACCTGGTGATGGGGGTGAGCCCGGCGGGAGCGTCGGCGAGCAGCACCTTGTCGGAGTACCCGGTCCTGAACTGCCGCCTCGACAGTGACCGCCGTCCTCGCTCCGGGTCGAGGACGGTGATACCGCGGGGGGTGACCCGCTCGACCACGACGAAGTGGTTGTTCTCCCACAGGGCGATGAACGGCGTGGGAAGTCCGGCGATGGTGTCCATCGGGGCGCGGCAGGCACGCAGCCGCAGCCCGAAGCGGGCACCGGCCTGGATCATCTCGCGCATGCTCACGCCGTCGACGCCTTCGGCGAGATGCTCGCGTACCTCCGCGAGGGTGGTGCGGCGTCCCAGGCCGCTGAGCACCATGGCCAGGCAGGCGGCGCCGCACTCACTGCGGGTGAGTTGCATCCGCAGCGGCACTCGCCTTCTCACAGCCAGAACCACCTGATATCCGATGTGCGCCGCCGCTCGTCCAGCCACGCCTGGAACGCCGCGTCACGCGCCGCGTCGAGCACCTCCGCAGCCCCGGGATCCGGAGGGAGGACCTCGTACACGACCCCGGCCAGGTGGCCGCCCTTGTAGGGGACCGGCCCGATCGCCGTTCCCCCGGGTACGGTCCGGAGGGGCTCCGGCAGCCGGGAAGTGAGCATCGCGGCGGCTTGCAGGTGCGTCCCTCGTCCCCCGTCGCGCCGCACGGTCGGGGACCCGGCTCCGGGCGCGGACACCAGCGCCGTCGCGGCCCGGCTCACGAACTCCGTCACCGGGCCGTCGACGAGGGCGCGCAGTTCCTCCGGCCGCGGTCCGGTCACCCACGCGGCGCGCCGCAGGGTGAATTCCTCCGGGTGTTCGGCGAGATGGCGCCGGGCGGGCTCACCGGCGAAGCGCCCCCGGACCCGAGCGGTGCGTGCCTGTGTCTTGACGTGGTTCCAGAACGCCTCCTCGGACATGCCTGTTTCGGCGAGCCAGTCCAGCGTCTGCGCGCGGCTGCTGAGCCCGCGCCGCCGGCGGAACTCGTCGGCGGCCTGCTGCGTCTCGGCGACAGTCAGCGGCTCGGTGTCATCCTCCACTTCGCCGAGGAGGATGCAGCGGTCCACCAGCCGCTCATGCAGTTGCCGGTCGCGGGTGCCGAGGGCGCGGATGGCGGACAGCGCGGCCGGGACCGAAAGCCCGGTCCCGTCGACGCTGAGGACCTGCCCCGCGGCCCAGTGGGTGGAGTGGTCGACGAGCCAGGGAATGCCGTCGGCCGTCTCGGCGGACAGCGCGACAGAGCCGCCCTCGGGATGTTCGAGGAGCAGGTCGTAGCCGACCCGGGTCGTCCCCGGCGGCCCGTCGACCACGAGCTGGGCGCGCAGCCACGGCCGCTGGGCGCCCCAGCCCCGCACGCACCGGTGCGCGTCGTCGACCGTGTCCCGGCTGGTCGGCAACCCGCGCAGCAGCGTGACCGCGTCGGCGAGATCCGTCGCGAAGGCGGCGTGGGCGGGTGCCGCGCCGGCGGGTGCGGGGCCGGTCGGAGAGGGGAAGGCGCTCTGGTCAGTGGACATCGGCGAGATCCTTGGTATGGGGATGGGCGGCGGCCTCGGCCAGCCAGTCGGCGATCGCGTCGCTGATGGGCATGCCGGTCAGCATCTCGACGAAGGCCCACTGCCCGTTGACGTTGAGCTCCAGGAAGACGTACCGGCCGTCCGGGGTCACGATGAAGTCCAGGGCGCCGTAGGCCAGGCCGAGCCCCGCGACCAGGCGGACGCAGCGTTCGGCGATGTCCGGCGGCAGGTCGTAGGCGGAGTAGCCCACCTTGGGATCGTCGTAGTGCCGCCAGTCGACGGAGGTCAGCCGTGACGCCTGGGAGTCGATGCGGGCGGCGAACACCTGCTCGCCGACGACGGTCACCCGCAGCTCGTACGCCTTGGGCACATTGGGCTGAAGCATCGCGGGGGCGTACCGGAGCCGGTGCCGGCCGGACAGCCGCCGCCGGGGCACCACCGCCGTGTAGAGGTGACCGTACTCGCCGTCCAGCGTGAACGACCGGAAGCCGAGCGTCTTGGTGATGAGACGGCCACCGGCCCGGTTCCACGCCGGGACGAGCTCGTCCGGATCGTTCGTCACGACCGTGTCGACAACGGTGAACCCGAGTTCGGTGGCCCGGTACAGGTGCAGCAGCTTGTTGTCGATCGCCCGGGCGTGCTGCGGCAGCGCCGGCATCCACCTCGTCCCCACCATGAGGTCGTACGCACCGGTGAGCGCCACCTTCGCCACATGCTCGGCGAACTCTCGCTGCGACGGATCCCGCACGTCAGGAGAGGACAGCCGGTCGGGTCGGCGGTCCCAGACCGCGGTGATCCTCGACAGGTCGTGCGTCTCGCCCCGGTACGTCAGCGTCTGCCGCCACCGGCCGTCCAGATAGCCGATGGTGAGCGTGGAAGCCCTGGGATAGTCGGCCTCGTCCCACCACAGCAGCGGCACACCGCGCTCCTTCAGCTTCGGCAGCACGGTGTGCACCGAGTCGTCGCGGGAGCTGCTGATGATCAACAACACTGTCGGGGGCTCCTTGCCATCATGCGTCGGGGAGCCGGCGCCCGCGGACGCCGGCTCCCCTTGTGTTTCAGTCCGTGACCGGACTACCGGGCCAGGCCTCGGCCGCACCTGATCGGCCGGTCATCGCCTGCGCCGGACCGCGGTCATCGCGGCCGGGCATCGCACCGTCAGCGGTCGGCGGGGAGGGTGTCCGTGCTCTTCCCGTTGTTGTAGGAGGTGGACACGTAGCCCGTCCCCGGGTTCATGCCCGCCGAGATGCCGTCGTCCAGGACGACGTCGAGCCCCGCGACCGTGTCCAGGTCCGCGCCCGCGAGCTCGGAGACCCCGGCAGGAAGATCATCAATCCGCAGCATGCCACTCATGGCACACACCCCATCTGGTTGCACAGGACCGCGATCTACGGCCCTGTTCAGATGGTGGCCACCACGACTTGCTTTCTCTTGGATCTGGCTGACAAACCGCTGGGTCAGAGTGACGGATGTTCCTGATGAGGCGCACGCCTCGGCCTCCGCGGCACCGAGGCAGAGGTTTCAACACCATCGAACTACTTCTCGGTCACGGCCGGACCTGTCCGGCAGGCGCCCCACTCGGACGGGTCACCCAGCTTGACGCCGGTGACGCCGGTGCCGCAGCGGCCCAGCGTCGAACGGCTCTCGCCGTACGCGGTTCCAGTCCGTGAACGGCGACCACGGGCTAACGCGGCCCCGAGCGGAACTCCGTCCAGAGATCGACGGCTTCCTCCAGGTCGAGTGCCGCCACATCCTCGCGGGCCATGCCAGCTGTGTAGATCAACCGACTGGCGAGCCAGTCGGGAACCGGCTCCCGCGCGGGGACCTCGCCGGTGTGAATGTGATCGGTCAGAGCTCCGAGACGGTCGATGACCTCACCGAGACGGACAACCTCGGGACGCGAGCCGCCGGCCGCCCGGACCCGCGCCTTGGCCTCGGCATAGATCTCCGCGTCGGCCCTCTCCCCGACCGCCCAGACCTCACAGATCTCGACCACCTTGTCGTCGGTGATCCGGTAGACGACCCGCCAGGTGTTCCGGCCGACGACAAGCTTGCGGAATCCGGTCAGTTCCCCACCGAGCGGGTAACCGGCCTCGGCGTTCTCCAGCAGCAGAAGGATCTTTTTCAGGATCTTGGGTACGGCGTCCGGACCGATCCTGCGGAGATCGTCAATGGCCGGGTCGGTGAATACGACGTCGGGCACCGCTACTCGTCGTCATCGGGGAGCGCGGTCAGCGACTCACGGGTATGTCCGAAAGCGGAGAGGACGTCGTCGATCGACGTTCGCCGCCCGCTGTCGGTCGCCGCCCGCACGAGAACCAGCGCCAG
Coding sequences:
- a CDS encoding type II toxin-antitoxin system RelE family toxin; the encoded protein is MPDVVFTDPAIDDLRRIGPDAVPKILKKILLLLENAEAGYPLGGELTGFRKLVVGRNTWRVVYRITDDKVVEICEVWAVGERADAEIYAEAKARVRAAGGSRPEVVRLGEVIDRLGALTDHIHTGEVPAREPVPDWLASRLIYTAGMAREDVAALDLEEAVDLWTEFRSGPR
- a CDS encoding MvdC/MvdD family ATP grasp protein; translation: MLLIISSSRDDSVHTVLPKLKERGVPLLWWDEADYPRASTLTIGYLDGRWRQTLTYRGETHDLSRITAVWDRRPDRLSSPDVRDPSQREFAEHVAKVALTGAYDLMVGTRWMPALPQHARAIDNKLLHLYRATELGFTVVDTVVTNDPDELVPAWNRAGGRLITKTLGFRSFTLDGEYGHLYTAVVPRRRLSGRHRLRYAPAMLQPNVPKAYELRVTVVGEQVFAARIDSQASRLTSVDWRHYDDPKVGYSAYDLPPDIAERCVRLVAGLGLAYGALDFIVTPDGRYVFLELNVNGQWAFVEMLTGMPISDAIADWLAEAAAHPHTKDLADVH
- a CDS encoding TIGR04500 family putative peptide maturation system protein, translated to MSTDQSAFPSPTGPAPAGAAPAHAAFATDLADAVTLLRGLPTSRDTVDDAHRCVRGWGAQRPWLRAQLVVDGPPGTTRVGYDLLLEHPEGGSVALSAETADGIPWLVDHSTHWAAGQVLSVDGTGLSVPAALSAIRALGTRDRQLHERLVDRCILLGEVEDDTEPLTVAETQQAADEFRRRRGLSSRAQTLDWLAETGMSEEAFWNHVKTQARTARVRGRFAGEPARRHLAEHPEEFTLRRAAWVTGPRPEELRALVDGPVTEFVSRAATALVSAPGAGSPTVRRDGGRGTHLQAAAMLTSRLPEPLRTVPGGTAIGPVPYKGGHLAGVVYEVLPPDPGAAEVLDAARDAAFQAWLDERRRTSDIRWFWL
- a CDS encoding peptidase domain-containing ABC transporter yields the protein MRRRVPLRMQLTRSECGAACLAMVLSGLGRRTTLAEVREHLAEGVDGVSMREMIQAGARFGLRLRACRAPMDTIAGLPTPFIALWENNHFVVVERVTPRGITVLDPERGRRSLSRRQFRTGYSDKVLLADAPAGLTPITRSRPWRVLRPLIAPALVNRGLIAAVLLASLGTQLLGLAVPLFTKLVVDRPAAMDVTTLAAAALCVIVVHALVSWARAWALIRLQTSVAAEVMRKLVGHTLALPYRFFQRRSKGDLLSRLSGVAMLRDLLTERALTFLFDLFTAVSYLTLLSVASPWLALLTLATAAAQGAVVLATARRGMHLALAALHTNATTQSTLVDSLAGIEAIKASGGEAAAVARWRAHHDEELKTGAARNRHVAGVQTASNALGMALDLGLLVAVFATTGDGATLGDQLALVSLAASATTPLTSLLGIAYQLQLAAAHFGRIADLMGTAPERTGGVRLDGRLRGGITVTGLSAGYDARTPVLRNIHLRIPPGSRVAIVGTSGSGKTTLGRVLVGLVEPTAGQVCFDGTPLEELDPQWLRRQVGVVTQQPHLFAGTVMANIAGFSGLSRPAVEYAARVAEIHDEIVRLPQGYDTDIGEGGGRLSGGQRQRLALARALAQRPRILLLDESTASLDAVTEERIRRNLLRLGQTQIIIAHRLSTVQDADLIVVLDRGQVVEAGTHHQLTAYGGHYADLVRHQHQPAGPAVAPIRGPR